The following proteins are encoded in a genomic region of Sesamum indicum cultivar Zhongzhi No. 13 linkage group LG8, S_indicum_v1.0, whole genome shotgun sequence:
- the LOC105168485 gene encoding cytochrome b-c1 complex subunit Rieske-4, mitochondrial-like → MLRVAGRRLSSLSWRSGQTSLPAASSRNPFTAGDSSSDGRTGSISLPVYPCAFSNSLFDQIRGFSSGTLAPGQETGVIPDVPATVAAIKNPSSKIVYDEHNHERYPPGDPSKRAFAYFVLTGGRFVYASLARLLVLKFVLSMSASKDVLALASLEVDLSSIEPGTTVTVKWRGKPVFIRHRTEDDIKLANSVELASLRDPQEDAVRVKNPEWLVVVGVCTHLGCIPLPNAGDFGGWFCPCHGSHYDISGRIRKGPAPYNLEVPTYSFLDENKLLIG, encoded by the exons ATGCTGAGAGTAGCAGGGAGGAGGCTATCTTCTCTCTCATGGCGGTCTGGTCAGACTTCGTTGCCTGCGGCCTCCTCTAGGAATCCATTCACCGCCGGTGATTCATCTTCAGATGGGCGCACCGGATCCATCTCTTTACCCGTTTACCCGTGTGCCTTCTCCAATTCACTTTTCGATCAAATCAGAG ggttttcttcTGGTACCCTTGCTCCGGGACAGGAGACAGGTGTGATTCCAGATGTCCCTGCTACAGTGGCAGCAATCAAGAATCCCAGTTCAAAGATTGTCTATGATGAGCACAACCATGAGCGTTATCCACCAGGTGATCCCAGCAAACGTGCATTTGCATACTTTGTTTTGACTGGAGGCAGGTTTGTGTATGCGTCGTTGGCCCGTCTCCTCGTCCTGaaatttgttttgagcatGTCTGCCAGTAAAGATGTCCTTGCTCTTGCTTCCCTTGAAGTGGATCTATCTAGCATTGAACCTGGGACAACTGTTACTGTGAAGTGGCGAGGAAAGCCAGTTTTCATTAGGCATCGAACTGAAGATGACATTAAGTTGGCCAACAGTGTCGAGCTTGCCTCCCTTCGTGATCCACAAGAAGATGCTGTTAGGGTTAAGAATCCAGAATGGCTTGTAGTCGTTGGAGTGTGCACTCATCTGGGTTGCATCCCCTTGCCAAATGCTGGTGACTTTGGTGGTTGGTTTTGTCCGTGCCATGGATCCCATTACGACATCTCTGGTAGGATTCGCAAAGGACCTGCACCATACAACCTTGAGGTTCCCACTTACAGCTTTTTGGATGAGAACAAGTTATTGATTGGTTGA
- the LOC105168484 gene encoding E3 ubiquitin-protein ligase ORTHRUS 2: MAHVSELPCDGDGVCMVCKNKAAEGETLTCKTCVTPWHVACLKAPPKTLADAAQWDCPDCSDPSGAVVKPAVSGGGLVEKIRAIESDASLTDREKAKRRQELMSGGANEEKEKKGGSVRGVLGILGDKFNCSICMQLLDRPVSTPCGHNFCLKCFQKWVAQQRKKTCAICRKTIPIKMAREPRINSAIVMAIRMAKHSQSNFAGGAPRVHHFIHNQDRPDKAFTTERAQKSGKANACSGKIFVTVPLDYFGPITAESDPQRNQGVLVGETWEDRMECRQWGAHFPHVAGICGQADHGAQSVALSGGYEDDEDHGDWFLYTGSGGRDLSGNKRTNKIQSFDQRFEKFNEALRVSCRKGYPVRVVRSHKEKRSSYAPQEGVRYDGVYRIEKCWRKAGIQGFKVCRYLFVRCDNDPAPWTSDDHGDRPRSSLPPVPELKHAIDITERKASPAWDYDDQEGRWIWKKTPPESKKAPGDYDCGDQTTKKRKRKSRKGTVKERLLKEFSCQICRNVMVLPLTTPCAHNFCKACLEGAFAGQSFVKQRTCGGTRTLRAQKNVMKCPSCKNDISDFLQNPQVNRELMNVIESLQNQMKEESLETEGIDSGDREGVDISDDADNGSMDVDMNKESDGMDEKSYTVAENKENCDVNAEVLKAGKDDKVAVKQSTDTKPQRVSRRKKGSGDGMLPTKSTVKPVAVSGDVEVAGAGAGVSECKESHETAKPEKPKRTYLRKRAGACAQ, translated from the exons ATGGCGCACGTTAGCGAGCTCCCCTGCGACGGCGACGGAGTGTGCATGGTGTGCAAGAACAAGGCGGCGGAGGGGGAGACGCTCACGTGCAAGACTTGCGTCACGCCGTGGCACGTTGCGTGTCTGAAAGCCCCCCCCAAAACCCTAGCCGATGCAGCTCAGTGGGACTGCCCTGACTGTTCAGATCCTTCCGGAGCGGTGGTGAAACCGGCGGTTTCCGGAGGAGGACTGGTGGAGAAGATCCGTGCGATCGAGTCGGATGCTTCGCTGACGGACCGGGAGAAGGCGAAGCGGCGTCAGGAGCTGATGAGCGGAGGCGCGAACgaggagaaggagaagaaggGTGGTAGCGTTCGGGGTGTTTTGGGGATTTTGGGGGATAAGTTCAACTGCTCCATTTGCATGCAGCTTCTCGATAGGCCTGTCTCG ACACCATGCGGCCACAACTTTTGCTTGAAATGCTTTCAGAAATGGGTGGCACAGCAGCGCAAGAAGACTTGTGCTATATGTCGGAAAACAATTCCTATTAAGATGGCAAGGGAGCCTCGAATTAACTCTGCTATTGTTATGGCTATCAGAATGGCCAAACATTCCCAGTCTAATTTTGCAGGAGGAGCCCCAAGAGTCCATCATTTTATTCACAACCAAGACCGTCCTGACAAAGCGTTTACCACTGAGCGAGCACAAAAATCTGGAAAGGCTAATGCATGCAGTGGGAAGATTTTTGTAACAGTTCCTCTTGATTATTTTGGTCCAATAACAGCTGAGAGTGACCCACAAAGAAATCAGGGTGTTTTGGTTGGTGAAACTTGGGAAGATAGGATGGAATGCAGGCAATGGGGGGCTCACTTTCCACATGTTGCAGGGATTTGTGGTCAGGCAGATCATGGGGCTCAATCGGTTGCATTGTCTGGGGGTTATGAAGACGATGAGGATCATGGAGACTGGTTCCTCTACACAGGAAG TGGTGGACGTGACCTTAGCGGGAATAAAAGGACGAACAAGATACAGTCGTTTGACCagagatttgaaaaatttaatgagGCCTTACGAGTCAGTTGCCGAAAGGGTTATCCTGTTCGAGTTGTGAG GTCTCATAAGGAGAAACGTTCTTCTTATGCACCACAGGAAGGTGTACGATATGATGGAGTTTACAGGATTGAAAAGTGTTGGCGCAAGGCTGGAATTCAA GGGTTTAAGGTCTGTCGCTACCTATTTGTTCGTTGTGATAATGATCCTGCACCATGGACAAg TGATGACCATGGTGACCGTCCAAGATCATCGCTGCCTCCTGTTCCAGAGTTGAAGCATGCTATTGATATTACTGAAAGGAAAGCAAGTCCCGCCTGGGATTATGAT GATCAAGAGGGCCGTTGGATATGGAAAAAGACTCCACCAGAAAGTAAAAAAGCACCCGGTGATTATGATTGTGGAGATCAGactacaaagaaaagaaaacgtAAGAGCAGAAAGGGAACTGTCAAAGAAAGGCTTTTGAAAG AATTTAGTTGCCAAATCTGCCGGAATGTGATGGTTCTTCCGCTCACTACTCCTTGTGCTCATAACTTTTGCAAAGCATGCTTAGAGGGTGCATTTGCCGGTCAGTCATTTGTAAAACAGAGGACATGTGGAGGGACAAGGACACTACGGGCTCAGAAGAATGTTATGAAATGCCCATCTTGCAAAAATGATATATCGGACTTCCTTCAGAATCCCCAg GTCAACAGGGAGTTGATGAATGTAATTGAATCGCTACAGAACCAGATGAAGGAGGAAAGCCTGGAGACTGAAGGAATTGACAGTGGAGATCGGGAAGGTGTTGATATAAGTGATGATGCTGATAATGGAAGTATGGATGTGGACATGAACAAAGAATCTGATGGCATGGACGAAAAATCCTACACTGTTGCTGAAAATAAAGAGAACTGTGATGTAAATGCTGAAGTTCTGAAAGCAGGCAAGGATGATAAAGTTGCTGTGAAACAGTCAACTGATACCAAACCTCAACGAGTATCCAGGAGAAAGAAAGGCAGTGGTGATGGAATGTTGCCAACAAAATCCACAGTTAAACCAGTTGCTGTGTCTGGTGATGTAGAAGTTGCTGGTGCTGGGGCTGGAGTTTCTGAGTGTAAAGAGTCTCATGAAACTGCAAAACCTGAAAAACCTAAGAGAACCTACTTGCGGAAGAGAGCTGGTGCATGTGCGCAATAG
- the LOC105168483 gene encoding uncharacterized protein LOC105168483 encodes MSTTLILPPLCIKPLPKSLLLRLNSPLIIRRRGCSCRSTLPVKCQAVEEPTESTTVYRGVYGPWKIESSDVQEVILYRSGLVTAAVSLVAAASAAFLQNSDLEVFDLIRRNLDLFYGLGACGLGLSLYLIHIYVTEIKRALQALWVIGAVGSLGTYATLAQPAGKSLVEYVVENPTAVWFVGPLFAALTGLVFKEGLCYGKLEAGILTFIIPSVLLGHLTGLMDEGTKLILLGLWMALFVIFAGRKFTQPLKDDIGDKSVFIFNALSQEEKTALVKKLEEQNYSQNLN; translated from the exons CTACACTCATTCTTCCTCCTCTATGCATCAAACCCTTGCCTAAATCTCTGCTCCTCCGCCTCAATTCGCCTCTGATCATTCGCCGCCGCGGGTGCAGCTGCCGCTCAACGCTTCCTGTGAAATGCCAAGCCGTGGAAGAGCCGACGGAGTCCACTACCGTCTACCGAGGCGTGTATGGTCCGTGGAAAATCGAATCATCCGACGTTCAAGAAGTCATACTCTACAGATCGGGGCTCGTGACCGCCGCTGTGTCATTAGTGGCTGCGGCTTCGGCGGCCTTCCTACAAAATAGTGATTTGGAAGTGTTTGACTTAATCAGGAgaaatttggatttgttttatGGTTTGGGAGCTTGTGGATTGGGTTTGTCTCTGTATTTGATTCACATTTATGTTACGGAGATTAAGCGCGCGCTTCAGGCGCTGTGGGTGATTGGTGCAGTTGGATCTTTGGGAACGTATGCAACTTTGGCTCAACCGGCGGGGAAGAGTTTGGTGGAGTATGTTGTTGAAAATCCGACGGCTGTGTGGTTTGTTGGTCCGCTGTTTGCTGCTTTGACGGGCCTTGTGTTCAAGGAag GGCTTTGCTACGGCAAGTTGGAAGCTGGCATATTGACATTTATCATCCCATCAGTTCTTCTTGGGCACCTG ACTGGTTTAATGGATGAAGGTACAAAACTCATTTTGTTGGGTTTGTGGATGGCGCTGTTCGTCATATTTGCTGGAAGAAAGTTCACTCAACCTCTTAAG GATGATATCGGAGACAAATcagtatttattttcaatgcCTTGTCTCAAGAGGAAAAGACAGCACTCGTTAAAAAACTTGAGGAGCAAAATTATTCTCAGAATCTGAATTAG